A region of Campylobacter concisus DNA encodes the following proteins:
- a CDS encoding sulfatase-like hydrolase/transferase, which translates to MLPYYPIYSAIKLAKSITQKPLPFTYVADDAVLTNGKKKILVLIVGETQRSRNYSLNGYAKNDTNKFTKQKGVVSFTNFYSCGTATETSVPCLFSNLKRENFSNREAKARENLVDIINKLGIKTYFFDNNSGGCEKNRSSGLRQS; encoded by the coding sequence TTGCTCCCATACTATCCCATCTACTCAGCTATAAAACTAGCAAAATCGATCACACAAAAACCACTACCTTTTACCTATGTAGCAGATGATGCGGTACTAACTAATGGTAAAAAGAAAATTTTAGTTTTGATAGTTGGCGAGACGCAAAGAAGCAGAAACTACTCACTAAATGGCTACGCCAAAAACGATACGAATAAATTTACTAAACAAAAAGGTGTGGTAAGTTTTACAAATTTCTACTCATGTGGAACAGCCACAGAGACTAGTGTACCTTGCCTATTTTCAAACTTAAAGCGAGAAAATTTTAGCAACCGCGAAGCAAAAGCTCGTGAAAATTTAGTTGATATCATCAATAAGCTTGGTATAAAAACATACTTTTTTGACAACAATAGTGGCGGTTGCGAAAAAAATAGAAGTAGTGGTTTGCGACAATCTTGA